Proteins co-encoded in one Aspergillus luchuensis IFO 4308 DNA, chromosome 6, nearly complete sequence genomic window:
- a CDS encoding C2H2-type zinc finger protein (COG:K;~EggNog:ENOG410PGSQ;~InterPro:IPR036236,IPR013087,IPR007219;~PFAM:PF04082;~go_function: GO:0003677 - DNA binding [Evidence IEA];~go_function: GO:0008270 - zinc ion binding [Evidence IEA];~go_process: GO:0006351 - transcription, DNA-templated [Evidence IEA]) gives MAPTAPPQATNSPAKRTSAPEKKYKCQFCNRAFSRSEHRSRHERSHTKERPFKCLKCRSTFVRRDLLLRHDRTVHAKDGGIPLVSEGRRRGGAGVQKTSPAPAPSKPSITIDPATLEQIEASSDGMVDLETAAMLMTDFQHKAAAAATGQANERAESDRSFSPGRGPLLEPPVSYMSGNATLPQMPWDTLVSPADTKHTMGSPYVSQDSGSESHTLPSVMDRHGAVGDALAPSLHSLVNSLPMSGNSTPNALSPYPSMTGPVSPVNYRRSPGPSQALTLPKAPQIANEIERNMVVERLHNVDSLNVLPETFQLPPTASLNKYLSTYFNLYHPHLPFLHQESFKPTATSPPLLLAVLSIGALYTFERQHAFMLHVGSKMLVNQFLQHKDNFDSRKCPLWAMQSTLLNMIFESWSGDPKGLEWTCSIKSLLANMVAGNRYQLKLRTEAREGAQPTREEWIEDESCRRTYYAVYIFFGMLTLTFNHTPAMSFDEFDNLELPSSESMWNLDVTDDEAWRRSLASSTPLTVREAHDCLFQGEQTRYSAFATRVLINALFLQVWNHKRSFEALQDVVTEYKLRLALETWESSLEVCEPETIVVPLSTPQKGHPLIFNSMAVYRNTRARLEVDLKSIQEALRYHSSYEVAAAMTVAREKVKRSQEMNKVIQSCFECIEIAAVQGINWVAKTSATNWSVEHPLCGLDLMVILSLWLYRLEHDEEPASEAEMAIYNKVRNLFDDDAVDAFGKLSSTVARVWGNILDGVVVWGITKLMGESFKLHSQALVGYEDSLRVAKDQPIHPMPTKTLASVGTAY, from the exons ATGGCTCCCACTGCACCTCCCCAGGCGACCAACTCGCCAGCCAAGAGGACATCAGCCCCAGAGAAGAAATACAAGTGCCAATTTTGTAATCGCGCCTTTAGCAGAAGCGAACATCGCAGCAGACACGAACGTTCGC ATACCAAGGAGAGGCCGTTCAAGTGTCTGAAGTGCCGGAGTACTTTCGTCCGTCGTGATTTACTCCTTCGTCATGACCGTACCGTTCACGCAAAGGACGGTGGGATACCGCTAGTTTCCGAGGGCCGGCGACGTGGTGGCGCGGGTGTTCAAAAGACTTCCCCCGCACCCGCCCCGTCCAAGCCCTCGATCACAATTGATCCTGCTACTCTCGAACAAATAGAGGCCAGCAGTGATGGTATGGTTGATCTTGAAACTGCAGCCATGTTGATGACAGATTTCCAACATAAGGCCGCAGCCGCCGCTACTGGTCAAGCCAATGAACGTGCTGAATCGGATCGCTCCTTTTCCCCTGGACGCGGTCCTTTACTAGAGCCTCCTGTGTCGTACATGTCGGGCAACGCGACCTTGCCGCAGATGCCTTGGGATACCTTGGTTTCCCCTGCGGACACGAAGCACACGATGGGATCGCCATACGTGTCTCAAGACAGTGGCTCGGAATCGCATACGCTGCCCTCGGTTATGGACCGACACGGCGCTGTGGGTGATGCGCTTGCTCCCTCGCTGCACTCCCTGGTGAACTCGCTGCCCATGTCTGGAAACTCGACGCCGAATGCGCTTTCGCCGTATCCCTCGATGACCGGTCCCGTCAGTCCAGTGAACTACCGCCGGTCGCCCGGTCCTAGCCAAGCCCTGACGCTGCCCAAGGCCCCGCAGATTGCCAACGAGATTGAGCGAAACATGGTTGTTGAACGTCTGCACAATGTGGATTCTCTCAATGTGCTCCCCGAGACCTTCCAGCTGCCTCCGACCGCATCTCTCAACAAGTATCTCTCCACGTACTTCAATCTGTACCACCCTCACCTGCCGTTCTTGCACCAAGAGTCTTTCAAGCCCACCGCTACTTCACCGCCATTGCTGCTCGCGGTCCTGTCTATTGGTGCTTTGTACACTTTTGAGCGACAGCATGCATTCATGCTCCACGTGGGGTCCAAGATGCTGGTCAACCAATTTTTGCAACATAAGGACAACTTTGACTCGCGCAAGTGCCCTCTTTGGGCCATGCAAAGCACCCTGCTGAACATGATTTTCGAGAGCTGGAGCGGTGATCCCAAGGGCCTCGAATGGACTTGTTCCATCAAGAGTCTTCTGGCCAAC ATGGTTGCCGGAAACCGCTATCAACTGAAGCTCCGGACCGAAGCGCGCGAGGGTGCTCAGCCGACCCGCGAGGAGTGGATCGAGGACGAGTCGTGTCGCCGGACGTACTACGCCGTTTACATTTTCTTCGGCATGCTCACGCTGACTTTCAACCACACCCCAGCGATGAGCTTCGACGAGTTTGACAACTTGGAGCTGCCTTCCTCGGAATCCATGTGGAACCTGGATGTGACGGACGATGAGGCATGGCGTCGCAGCTTGGCGTCCTCCACGCCGCTTACTGTTCGTGAAGCGCACGACTGCCTTTTCCAGGGCGAGCAGACGCGCTACAGTGCTTTCGCCACTCGCGTGCTGATCAATGCGCTCTTCCTGCAAGTTTGGAACCACAAGAGGAGCTTCGAGGCCCTCCAGGACGTGGTGACCGAATACAAGCTCCGCTTGGCGCTGGAGACATGGGAGAGTTCGCTTGAAGTGTGCGAGCCGGAAACGATCGTGGTGCCTCTCAGCACCCCTCAAAAGGGCCACCCCTTGATTTTCAACTCGATGGCCGTCTACCGCAACACCCGCGCTCGCCTGGAAGTTGACCTCAAGTCCATCCAGGAGGCTCTGCGCTACCACTCATCTTACGAGGTCGCTGCTGCAATGACGGTCGCTCGCGAGAAGGTCAAGCGGTCTCAGGAGATGAACAAGGTGATCCAGTCGTGCTTTGAGTGCATTGAGATCGCCGCTGTTCAGGGCATCAACTGGGTCGCCAAGACATCTGCAACCAACTGGAGCGTCGAGCATCCTCTCTGCGGCTTGGATTTGATGGTCATCCTCAGCCTCTGGCTCTATCGCCTGGAACATGACGAAGAGCCCGCATCGGAGGCTGAGATGGCCATCTACAATAAGGTGCGGAATCTGTTTGATGATGACGCCGTCGATGCTTTTGGAAAACTCAGCTCCACCGTGGCCCGTGTATGGGGTAACATCCTAGACGGCGTGGTAGTTTGGGG AATTACGAAGCTCATGGGCGAGTCATTCAAACTTCATTCCCAGGCCTTGGTCGGCTACGAAGATTCGTTGCGCGTTGCCAAGGACCAACCTATTCACCCAATGCCGACAAAGACGCTTGCCAGCGTTGGCACCGCGTACTAG
- a CDS encoding uracil phosphoribosyltransferase (COG:F;~EggNog:ENOG410PIZM;~InterPro:IPR029057,IPR000836;~PFAM:PF14681;~go_process: GO:0009116 - nucleoside metabolic process [Evidence IEA]), with the protein MALPSNVHVSSHPLLQAKLSQLRSASTSTRETRSLVHEIATILGVEAFAAGWKVKKAGMDTTPLGTEYVTHDIDPSDIALVPILRSGLGMIEAMNNLLPTSIPIYHLGLFRERLTLQPVEYYNNLPFQPDSSSTNTAAAATAILLDPVIATGATAEAAIQLLREWGVQRVVMLSVLGSEAGVLRAAGTWPEGVEVWTGAVDARCDERGMIVPGLGDIGDRLFVAMGK; encoded by the exons ATGGCCCTCCCTTCCAACGTCCACGTTTCgtcccatcccctcctccaagccaAGCTCTCACAGCTCCGGTCCGCATCCACCTCGACCCGCGAGACCCGCAGTCTGGTGCACGAGATAGCGACTATCTTGGGCGTGGAGGCATTTGCAGCAGGATggaaggtgaagaaagcAGGAATG GATACCACCCCGTTAGGCACCGAATACGTCACTCACGACATTGATCCTTCCGACATTGCCTTGGTGCCTATTCTCCGGTCCGGATTGGGCATGATAGAGG CGAtgaacaacctcctccccacctccatcccTATCTACCACCTCGGTCTCTTCCGCGAACGTCTCACCCTCCAACCCGTCGAATACTACAACAACCTGCCCTTCCAGCCCGACAGTTCCAGCACTAACACCGCCGCCGCGGCCACGGCCATTCTCCTTGATCCGGTCATTGCAACGGGTGCTACCGCTGAAGCAGCGATTCAGTTACTTCGTGAATGGGGTGTGCAGAGAGTCGTCATGTTGAGTGTCTTGGGTTCGGAGGCGGGTGTGCTTCGCGCGGCGGGCACTTGGCCGGAGGGCGTCGAGGTGTGGACTGGGGCCGTGGATGCCAGGTGTGATGAGCGCGGGATGATTGTGCCGGGGTTGGGGGATATTGGGGATCGGTTGTTTGTCGCGATGGGGAAGTAG